A single genomic interval of Burkholderia sp. HI2500 harbors:
- a CDS encoding hybrid sensor histidine kinase/response regulator: MSGDDDLSHLSLLELYREETRTQTQALSERLLALESGEPDSVALEACMRAAHSLKGAARIVGVPLGVDIAGRMEECFVAAQAGTIALTATHVDVLLAGVDLLVRVGDPQGQPVTQTEIDVFAAALTGADGAQTMQAAAAAPPPPVPPSIVPFREHDGAANEPVGASAAVPPLAVSGGVPDPAQAGRVAGAGAMRRVRADTLNRLLSLSGESLVESRWLKPFAESMLRVKRAQRDAARSLDLMYEQFADDLDAGMLASMNEVRHMLNDLQRSLAERMDEFDRFERRSTHIAEQLYDEALQCRMRPFGDATRAYPRIVRDLARSLGKQVRFSIVGEGTQVDRDILDLLDAPLGHLLRNAIDHGVDSPDARRARGKPAEASVTLEARHSAGSLLVSVIDDGPGVDMDALRAAVVRQRLTDDETAARLSDPELLEFLLLPGFSMRDAVTDVSGRGVGLDAVQEMVRGVRGAVRIFNEPGAGMRFVLQLPLTLSVIRSLLVEVGGEPYAFPLAHVRRTLELAHDDIDVLEGQPHFPFDGRRAGLVAAHQLLDAGEPDVARTSTAVVVVGAEPELYGVAVDRFLGERMLVVQPLDSRLHKIQNIAAGALLENGDPVLIVDVEDLIRSVDKLVRGGQLARLTRDPQLALADRRRRVLVVDDSLTVRELERKLLEKRGYDVTVAVDGMEGWNAVRSDGFDLVVTDVDMPRMDGIELVTLIKGDPMLKRVPVMIVSYKDRDEDRRRGLDAGADYYLAKSSFHDEALLDAVHDLIGDARR, encoded by the coding sequence ATGAGCGGCGATGACGACCTGAGCCACCTGTCGCTGCTCGAGCTGTATCGCGAGGAGACGCGCACGCAGACCCAGGCGCTGTCCGAGCGGCTGCTCGCACTCGAATCGGGCGAACCCGATTCCGTCGCGCTCGAGGCATGCATGCGCGCCGCGCATTCGCTGAAGGGCGCCGCGCGCATCGTCGGCGTGCCGCTCGGCGTCGATATCGCGGGGCGGATGGAAGAGTGCTTCGTCGCCGCGCAGGCCGGCACGATCGCGCTGACGGCCACGCACGTCGACGTGCTGCTGGCGGGCGTCGATCTGCTGGTGCGCGTCGGCGATCCGCAGGGGCAGCCCGTCACGCAGACGGAGATCGACGTGTTCGCGGCGGCGCTGACCGGCGCCGACGGCGCGCAGACGATGCAGGCGGCGGCCGCGGCCCCGCCGCCGCCGGTGCCGCCGTCGATCGTCCCGTTTCGGGAGCACGACGGCGCCGCGAACGAACCCGTCGGGGCCAGCGCCGCGGTGCCCCCGCTTGCGGTATCGGGCGGCGTGCCCGATCCGGCCCAGGCCGGCCGCGTGGCCGGCGCCGGCGCGATGCGCCGCGTGCGTGCGGATACGCTGAACCGGCTGCTGAGCCTGTCCGGCGAATCGCTGGTCGAATCGCGCTGGCTCAAGCCGTTCGCCGAATCGATGCTGCGCGTGAAGCGCGCCCAGCGCGACGCGGCCCGGTCGCTCGATTTGATGTACGAACAATTCGCCGACGATCTCGACGCGGGCATGCTCGCGTCGATGAACGAAGTGCGGCACATGCTCAACGACCTGCAGCGTTCGCTCGCCGAGCGCATGGACGAATTCGACCGCTTCGAGCGGCGCAGCACGCATATTGCCGAGCAACTGTACGACGAAGCGCTGCAGTGCCGGATGCGGCCGTTCGGCGATGCGACGCGCGCGTACCCGCGCATCGTCCGCGATCTCGCGCGCTCGCTCGGCAAGCAGGTGCGTTTCTCGATCGTCGGCGAGGGCACGCAGGTCGACCGCGACATCCTCGATCTGCTCGACGCGCCGCTCGGCCACCTGCTGCGCAACGCGATCGACCACGGTGTCGATTCGCCGGACGCACGGCGTGCGCGCGGCAAGCCGGCCGAGGCGAGCGTGACGCTGGAGGCGCGCCACAGCGCCGGCTCGCTGCTGGTCAGCGTGATCGACGACGGGCCCGGTGTCGACATGGACGCGCTGCGCGCGGCCGTCGTGCGCCAGCGCCTGACCGACGACGAGACGGCCGCGCGCCTGTCCGATCCGGAACTGCTCGAATTCCTGCTGCTGCCGGGCTTCTCGATGCGCGATGCGGTGACCGACGTGTCGGGCCGCGGCGTCGGGCTCGACGCGGTGCAGGAGATGGTGCGCGGCGTGCGCGGCGCGGTGCGGATCTTCAACGAACCGGGCGCGGGCATGCGTTTCGTGCTGCAGTTGCCGCTCACGCTGTCGGTGATCCGCAGCCTGCTCGTCGAAGTGGGCGGCGAGCCGTATGCGTTTCCGCTCGCGCACGTGCGCCGCACGCTCGAACTCGCGCACGACGATATCGATGTGCTCGAAGGGCAGCCGCATTTCCCGTTCGACGGCCGGCGCGCGGGCCTCGTCGCCGCGCACCAGTTGCTGGACGCGGGCGAGCCCGACGTCGCGCGCACGAGCACGGCGGTCGTGGTCGTCGGCGCGGAGCCCGAGTTGTACGGCGTCGCGGTCGACCGCTTCCTCGGCGAGCGGATGCTCGTCGTGCAGCCGCTCGACAGCCGCCTGCACAAGATCCAGAACATCGCGGCCGGCGCGCTGCTCGAGAACGGCGACCCGGTGCTGATCGTCGACGTCGAGGACCTGATCCGCTCGGTCGACAAGCTCGTGCGCGGCGGGCAGCTCGCGCGGCTCACGCGTGATCCGCAACTCGCGCTCGCCGACCGGCGCCGCCGTGTGCTCGTCGTCGACGATTCGCTGACGGTGCGCGAGCTCGAACGCAAGCTGCTCGAAAAGCGCGGCTACGACGTGACGGTCGCGGTCGACGGGATGGAAGGCTGGAACGCGGTGCGCAGCGACGGGTTCGATCTCGTCGTCACGGACGTCGACATGCCGCGCATGGACGGCATCGAGCTCGTCACGCTGATCAAGGGCGATCCGATGCTCAAGCGCGTGCCGGTGATGATCGTGTCGTACAAGGATCGCGACGAGGATCGCCGCCGCGGGCTCGACGCCGGCGCCGACTACTACCTCGCGAAGAGCAGCTTCCACGACGAAGCGCTGCTCGATGCCGTGCACGACCTGATCGGGGATGCGCGCCGATGA
- a CDS encoding chemotaxis protein CheW, producing the protein MNRAAAAIDETTIDVDDCWNRIGTRGDRSCERLNDCLRCLNCPVYAYHAAKLLERPLDSAEMADTTRRMSAPGAPHMHDADADTHHAALAFRVADEWLALPIGVLREIAGTRPIHSLPHRRHSAVRGVVNIRGTLRIAISIGALLGLDAGKGGNGGDDGRFTRLLVAAHQGEPVVFPVDEVEGVLRFGAADWVPVPATVGRASAGLSRGVLSWRGKSVGLLDDDRLFDAVTRSMR; encoded by the coding sequence ATGAACCGCGCCGCCGCTGCCATTGACGAGACGACGATCGACGTCGACGATTGCTGGAACCGGATCGGCACGCGCGGCGACCGCTCGTGCGAGCGGCTGAACGACTGCCTGCGCTGCCTGAACTGCCCGGTGTACGCGTATCACGCGGCGAAGCTGCTCGAGCGCCCGCTCGACAGTGCCGAGATGGCCGACACCACGCGCCGGATGAGCGCACCCGGCGCGCCGCACATGCACGACGCCGATGCCGATACGCACCACGCGGCGCTGGCGTTCCGCGTGGCCGACGAATGGCTCGCGCTGCCGATCGGCGTGCTGCGCGAGATCGCCGGCACGCGCCCGATTCATTCGCTGCCGCATCGCCGCCATTCGGCCGTGCGCGGCGTGGTCAACATCCGCGGCACGCTGCGCATCGCGATCTCGATCGGCGCGCTGCTCGGCCTCGATGCCGGCAAGGGCGGCAACGGCGGTGACGACGGCCGCTTCACGCGGCTGCTGGTGGCGGCGCACCAGGGCGAGCCGGTCGTGTTTCCGGTCGACGAAGTCGAGGGCGTGCTGCGCTTCGGCGCCGCCGACTGGGTGCCCGTGCCGGCAACGGTCGGGCGCGCGAGCGCCGGCCTGTCGCGCGGCGTGTTGTCGTGGCGCGGCAAGTCGGTGGGCTTGCTCGACGACGATCGCCTGTTCGACGCAGTCACACGGAGCATGCGATGA
- a CDS encoding CheR family methyltransferase produces the protein MKESESRFRGWLLRETGIDPDSLGNDFLIRALTERVHALQADGERLPSAARPPVTQDALDAYWQQLNASADERRALIELFVVPETWFFRDREAFATLARLATERLAALPGRVIRVLSAPCSTGEEPYSAAMALLDAGLDPASFTIDAIDLSTRAIEQARLGCYGRNAFRGTATEFRARHFTPTRDGWLLDERVRACVQFSQSNLVEPAVDTGIRYDFVFCRNVLIYFDRDAQDRVIRSLDARLADDGMLFVGPAETGVAMRHGMRSARVPLAFAFHREPAAAAGDVFAARPAAPLAAAAPYRRAERFTVAPLAATRSVLAVAPPAWLGDTRQPFAAPPPAMHAAAFDARGDQPVTAAEPAASLAPVAERAAPTLEDAQALANAGAFDEAERVLAQFSARVGPHADAFYLNGLIADARGRAAEAGDFYRKALYLRPTHHEALTHLATLLDVGGDRAGAQWLLERARRSAG, from the coding sequence ATGAAAGAGTCCGAATCGCGATTTCGCGGCTGGCTGCTGCGCGAGACCGGCATCGACCCCGATTCGCTCGGCAACGATTTCCTGATCCGCGCGCTGACGGAACGCGTGCACGCGCTGCAGGCGGACGGCGAGCGCCTGCCGTCGGCGGCGCGGCCGCCCGTCACGCAGGACGCGCTCGACGCCTACTGGCAGCAGCTCAACGCATCGGCCGACGAGCGGCGTGCGCTGATCGAGCTGTTCGTCGTGCCCGAAACCTGGTTCTTCCGCGACCGGGAGGCCTTCGCGACGCTCGCGCGGCTCGCGACGGAGCGGCTCGCCGCGCTGCCCGGCCGGGTGATCCGCGTGCTGAGCGCGCCGTGCTCGACGGGCGAGGAGCCGTATTCGGCGGCGATGGCGCTGCTCGACGCGGGGCTCGACCCGGCCAGCTTCACGATCGACGCGATCGACCTCAGCACGCGCGCGATCGAGCAGGCGCGGCTCGGCTGCTACGGGCGCAATGCGTTCCGCGGCACCGCGACGGAGTTTCGCGCGCGGCACTTCACGCCGACCCGCGACGGCTGGCTGCTCGACGAGCGCGTGCGCGCGTGCGTGCAGTTCAGTCAGTCGAACCTCGTCGAACCGGCCGTGGATACCGGCATTCGCTACGATTTCGTGTTCTGCCGCAACGTGCTGATCTACTTCGATCGCGACGCGCAGGATCGCGTGATCCGCTCGCTCGACGCGCGTCTGGCCGACGACGGCATGCTGTTCGTCGGGCCGGCGGAAACGGGCGTCGCGATGCGGCACGGGATGCGCTCGGCGCGCGTGCCGCTGGCGTTCGCGTTTCATCGCGAGCCCGCCGCGGCGGCGGGCGATGTATTCGCGGCCCGGCCGGCGGCGCCGCTGGCGGCGGCCGCGCCGTATCGGCGCGCGGAGCGTTTCACGGTCGCGCCGCTCGCGGCGACGCGCTCGGTGCTGGCGGTCGCGCCGCCGGCGTGGCTCGGCGACACGCGTCAGCCGTTCGCGGCGCCGCCGCCCGCCATGCACGCGGCCGCGTTCGACGCACGGGGCGACCAGCCGGTGACGGCGGCCGAACCGGCCGCGTCGCTCGCCCCGGTTGCGGAGCGCGCCGCGCCGACGCTGGAAGATGCGCAGGCGCTGGCGAATGCCGGCGCGTTCGACGAGGCCGAGCGCGTGCTCGCGCAATTCTCGGCGCGCGTCGGGCCGCATGCCGATGCGTTCTACCTGAACGGGCTGATCGCGGACGCGCGCGGTCGCGCCGCGGAAGCCGGCGACTTCTACCGGAAGGCGCTGTACCTGCGGCCCACGCACCACGAAGCGCTGACCCATCTCGCGACGCTGCTCGACGTCGGCGGCGATCGTGCGGGCGCGCAATGGCTGCTCGAGCGCGCACGGCGCTCGGCCGGCTGA
- a CDS encoding chemotaxis protein CheW, whose translation MTRADPQNGAHALFLMFELDGGRYALDAAGIDEVLPLAVTKAVPGAPEWIAGLLMRGGQPVPVIDVPMLALGRRAHALRSTRLVMVRYRADEAGGERTIGLIVERATQTTRIDRAAFRSSGISTARTRWLGPVANTPDGVVQQVSVSDLVDDVARLYLFDGLPGHGGESA comes from the coding sequence GTGACGCGCGCCGACCCGCAGAACGGCGCCCACGCGCTGTTCCTGATGTTCGAGCTCGATGGCGGGCGCTATGCGCTCGACGCAGCCGGCATCGACGAGGTGCTGCCGCTCGCGGTCACGAAGGCCGTGCCCGGCGCACCCGAATGGATCGCCGGGCTGCTGATGCGCGGCGGCCAGCCGGTGCCGGTGATCGACGTGCCGATGCTGGCGCTCGGGCGCCGCGCCCATGCGCTGCGCTCGACGCGGCTCGTGATGGTCCGCTACCGTGCGGACGAAGCGGGCGGCGAGCGCACGATCGGGCTGATCGTCGAGCGTGCGACGCAGACGACGCGGATCGACCGCGCGGCGTTCCGCTCGAGCGGCATCTCGACCGCACGCACGCGCTGGCTCGGGCCCGTCGCGAATACGCCCGATGGTGTCGTGCAGCAGGTATCGGTATCCGACCTGGTCGACGACGTCGCGCGCCTGTATCTGTTCGATGGCCTGCCGGGCCACGGGGGAGAGTCCGCATGA
- a CDS encoding methyl-accepting chemotaxis protein, with translation MATVTPRATNESLHPTIGAARLTLGNRILLSFGVLFVLMLVTAGVSYERLRAINSEAVSIERDSLPGVYLASSLRGSVNESFMLLQQATFVETDPDSVHRDLAKIADALKEVEALSVDYQSTTFRDDDRQRFAAFRGAFDHYVPLLNDAVQKSRVSREEAVAAYARVLPAWTEVVRNANVLVQENRKFAEQSAKLIRESVQDTEVVLVGALTIMLLSALGLGYLLYRSVTVPMARLVEVHDVMRTGNLTRRLDLRRRDEFGTLETGFNRMADELTELVARAQQSSLQVTTSVAEIAATSREQQATANETAATTTEIGATSREIFATSRDLLRTMNEVAGVAEQSATLAGVSQSGLTRMGETMRSVMDAAGSVNAKLAILNEKALNINQVVATITKVADQTNLLSLNAAIEAEKAGEYGRGFAVVATEIRRLADQTAVATYDIEQTVKEIQSAVSAGVMGMDKFSEEVRRGMLDVQQVGGQLSQIIAEVQTLAPRFQMVNEGMQTQANGAEQITQALSQLSEAAQQTAESLRQSSQAIDDLTLVANQLRTSVSRFKVDA, from the coding sequence ATGGCCACCGTGACGCCCCGCGCGACCAATGAAAGCCTGCATCCGACGATCGGCGCTGCCCGGCTGACGCTCGGCAATCGCATCCTGCTCAGCTTCGGCGTGCTGTTCGTGCTGATGCTGGTGACAGCCGGCGTGTCCTACGAGCGACTGCGCGCGATCAACAGCGAAGCCGTCAGCATCGAGCGCGACTCGCTGCCGGGCGTCTACCTTGCGTCGTCGCTGCGCGGTTCGGTCAACGAATCGTTCATGCTGCTGCAGCAGGCGACGTTCGTCGAAACCGATCCCGACAGCGTGCATCGCGATCTCGCGAAGATCGCCGATGCGCTGAAGGAAGTCGAGGCGTTGTCGGTCGACTATCAGAGCACGACGTTTCGCGACGACGACCGGCAGCGCTTCGCGGCGTTCCGCGGTGCGTTCGACCACTACGTGCCGCTGCTGAACGACGCCGTGCAGAAGAGCCGCGTGTCGCGCGAGGAGGCCGTCGCCGCGTACGCGAGAGTGCTGCCCGCGTGGACCGAGGTCGTGCGCAACGCGAACGTGCTGGTGCAGGAAAACCGCAAGTTCGCCGAGCAGTCCGCGAAGCTGATCCGCGAATCCGTGCAGGACACGGAAGTCGTGCTCGTCGGCGCGCTGACGATCATGCTGCTGTCCGCGCTCGGGCTCGGCTACCTGCTGTACCGGTCGGTGACCGTCCCGATGGCGCGGCTCGTCGAGGTGCACGACGTGATGCGCACCGGCAACCTGACGCGCCGCCTCGACCTGCGCCGCCGCGACGAATTCGGCACGCTCGAGACGGGCTTCAACCGGATGGCCGACGAGCTGACCGAGCTCGTCGCCCGCGCGCAGCAATCGTCGCTGCAGGTGACGACGTCGGTGGCCGAGATCGCGGCGACGTCGCGCGAGCAGCAGGCGACCGCGAACGAAACCGCGGCCACGACGACCGAGATCGGCGCGACCTCGCGCGAGATCTTCGCGACGTCGCGCGACCTGCTGCGCACGATGAACGAGGTGGCCGGCGTGGCCGAGCAGTCGGCGACGCTCGCGGGCGTGAGCCAGAGCGGGCTCACGCGGATGGGCGAGACGATGCGCAGCGTGATGGACGCGGCCGGTTCGGTGAATGCGAAGCTCGCGATCCTCAACGAGAAGGCGCTGAACATCAACCAGGTGGTCGCGACGATCACCAAGGTGGCCGACCAGACCAACCTGCTGTCGCTGAACGCGGCGATCGAGGCCGAGAAGGCCGGCGAATACGGCCGTGGCTTCGCGGTCGTCGCGACCGAGATCCGCCGCCTCGCCGACCAGACGGCGGTGGCGACCTACGACATCGAGCAGACGGTCAAGGAAATCCAGTCGGCGGTGTCGGCGGGCGTGATGGGGATGGACAAGTTCTCCGAGGAAGTGCGCCGCGGGATGCTCGACGTGCAGCAGGTCGGCGGGCAGCTGTCGCAGATCATCGCCGAGGTGCAGACGCTCGCGCCGCGCTTCCAGATGGTCAACGAAGGGATGCAGACGCAGGCGAACGGCGCCGAGCAGATCACGCAGGCGCTGTCGCAGCTGTCGGAGGCCGCGCAGCAGACGGCCGAGTCGCTGCGCCAGTCGTCGCAGGCGATCGACGACCTGACGCTCGTCGCGAACCAGTTGCGCACCAGCGTGTCGCGCTTCAAGGTCGACGCGTGA
- a CDS encoding hybrid sensor histidine kinase/response regulator, which translates to MKESIGESAFETVFMKESSGDNASDCLESGLSVLLVDDQPFVGEVIRRALRSEHDIDLHVCTDAHRAMAVARDVKPTVILQDLVMPEIDGLDLVRAWRADAGTARVPIIVLSAKEEPIVKREAFIAGANDYLVKLPDAMELAARIRYHSNSYLMSRQRDEALDFLSHDMRSPQTSILALLDVYRTEHGEMPAIMERIAGHARRALALADGFIHLTRAQSERRAHEVVSLNEIVLDAVDQLWEKAAGLGSRVAAHVPDTECVTMGDRMMLTRAVANLIDNGLKYGPAGTDVHCTLGSEDGAWLIGVEDTGAGIAPAQRTAATESFVQLESAHGAARGGFGLGLAFVRATAARHRGQILMRNTARGFMVALRLPAQAER; encoded by the coding sequence ATGAAAGAATCGATTGGAGAATCGGCGTTTGAAACTGTATTTATGAAAGAATCGAGCGGTGATAATGCCTCGGATTGTCTTGAATCGGGGTTATCGGTCCTTCTCGTCGACGATCAACCGTTCGTCGGCGAGGTGATCCGCCGCGCGCTGCGCAGCGAACATGACATCGACCTGCACGTGTGCACCGACGCGCACCGGGCGATGGCGGTCGCGCGCGACGTGAAGCCGACGGTCATCCTGCAGGATCTCGTGATGCCGGAGATCGACGGCCTCGATCTGGTCCGCGCGTGGCGCGCGGACGCCGGCACCGCTCGCGTGCCGATCATCGTGCTGTCCGCGAAGGAGGAGCCGATCGTCAAGCGCGAGGCGTTCATCGCCGGCGCGAACGACTATCTGGTGAAGCTCCCCGACGCGATGGAGCTGGCTGCCCGCATCCGCTATCACTCGAATTCTTACCTGATGTCCCGGCAGCGCGACGAGGCGCTCGATTTCCTGTCGCACGACATGCGTTCGCCGCAGACGTCGATCCTCGCGCTGCTCGACGTCTACCGGACCGAGCACGGCGAGATGCCGGCGATCATGGAGCGCATTGCCGGCCATGCGCGGCGCGCGCTCGCGCTGGCCGACGGCTTCATCCACCTGACCCGCGCGCAGTCCGAGCGCCGCGCGCACGAGGTCGTGAGTCTCAACGAGATCGTGCTCGACGCCGTCGACCAGCTGTGGGAGAAGGCGGCCGGGCTCGGCAGCCGGGTCGCCGCGCACGTGCCCGATACCGAATGCGTGACGATGGGCGACCGCATGATGCTGACGCGCGCGGTCGCGAACCTGATCGACAACGGGCTGAAGTACGGCCCGGCCGGCACGGACGTGCACTGCACGCTGGGCAGCGAGGACGGCGCCTGGCTGATCGGTGTCGAGGACACCGGCGCGGGAATCGCGCCGGCGCAGCGCACGGCCGCGACCGAGTCGTTCGTGCAGCTCGAATCCGCGCATGGCGCGGCGCGCGGCGGCTTCGGCCTCGGGCTCGCGTTCGTCCGCGCGACGGCGGCGCGGCATCGCGGCCAGATCCTGATGCGCAATACGGCGCGCGGCTTCATGGTCGCGCTTCGGCTGCCGGCGCAAGCGGAGCGGTGA